In the Candidatus Fusobacterium pullicola genome, GATTGTTGTAAAACTTTATAAAGATACAGCTTGTTCCCACTGTAGTGGTTGTAGTGGAGATAACAAATATGGAAAGGATTTTGAGTTTACAACAGATCTGAAAGCTGAAATAGGAGATATAGTTACCTTTGAAATACCTGCTGGTAAGGTTATCAAGGCTGCCTCTATTGCCTATGTTTTCCCTGCTGTTGCTATGATACTAGGATATTTTTTTGGAGAGAAGCTATTGGGACTTTCTGAAAATAAAAGCATTATTACAAGCTTTTTAAGTCTTGCTCTTGCCTTTGGCGTTCTTTACCTATATGATAAAGTTAGAGCTAAAAGAAAACCTAACTCTGAAATAGAGATTATCTCTATTGAGAAAGAGGA is a window encoding:
- a CDS encoding SoxR reducing system RseC family protein, which translates into the protein MLNKGVIKRINGNKIVVKLYKDTACSHCSGCSGDNKYGKDFEFTTDLKAEIGDIVTFEIPAGKVIKAASIAYVFPAVAMILGYFFGEKLLGLSENKSIITSFLSLALAFGVLYLYDKVRAKRKPNSEIEIISIEKEDTSK